The Vibrio agarivorans genome window below encodes:
- the atpA gene encoding F0F1 ATP synthase subunit alpha, with amino-acid sequence MQLNSTEISELIRQRIEKFEVVSEARNEGTIVSVSDGIIRIHGLEDVMQGEMIELPGNRFALALNLERDSVGAVVMGPYADLKEGMKVTGTGRILEVPVGPELLGRVVNTLGQPIDGKGPINASLTSPVEVIAPGVIDRKSVDQPVQTGYKSVDSMIPIGRGQRELIIGDRQTGKTAMAIDAIINQKDSGIFSIYVAIGQKASTIANVVRKLEEHGALQNTIVVVASASESAALQYLAPYAGCAMGEYFRDRGEDALIVYDDLSKQAVAYRQISLLLKRPPGREAFPGDVFYLHSRLLERAARVNEHYVERFTNGEVKGKTGSLTALPIIETQAGDVSAFVPTNVISITDGQIFLQTELFNAGVRPAVDPGISVSRVGGSAQTKIIKKLSGGIRTALAQYRELAAFAQFSSDLDEATKKQLNHGQKVTELMKQKQYAPMSVFDQALVVFAVERGYLEDVELDKLGDFEAALLSYARAQYADFAAEIDKSGAYNDEIEAKLKELVDDFKATQTW; translated from the coding sequence ATGCAACTTAATTCCACGGAAATTAGCGAACTAATCAGACAACGAATTGAAAAGTTCGAAGTAGTTTCTGAAGCTCGCAACGAAGGTACTATCGTTTCTGTAAGCGACGGTATCATTCGCATTCACGGCCTTGAGGACGTGATGCAAGGTGAAATGATTGAGCTTCCGGGCAATCGTTTCGCACTAGCACTTAACCTAGAGCGTGACTCTGTAGGTGCTGTTGTTATGGGTCCTTATGCCGACCTTAAAGAAGGCATGAAAGTAACGGGTACTGGTCGTATCCTTGAAGTACCAGTTGGTCCTGAACTGCTTGGTCGTGTTGTAAACACGCTAGGTCAGCCTATCGATGGCAAAGGTCCAATCAACGCTTCACTGACTTCTCCTGTAGAAGTGATTGCACCGGGTGTAATCGACCGTAAATCGGTAGACCAGCCAGTTCAAACAGGCTACAAGTCTGTTGACTCAATGATCCCAATCGGCCGTGGTCAGCGTGAGCTAATCATCGGTGACCGTCAGACTGGTAAAACAGCGATGGCGATCGATGCGATCATCAACCAGAAAGATTCTGGTATCTTCTCTATCTACGTAGCAATTGGCCAAAAAGCGTCAACTATTGCCAACGTAGTACGCAAGCTAGAAGAGCACGGCGCACTGCAAAACACTATCGTAGTGGTTGCATCTGCATCTGAATCTGCTGCACTACAATACCTAGCGCCATACGCGGGTTGTGCAATGGGTGAGTACTTCCGTGACCGCGGTGAAGATGCACTGATTGTTTATGATGATCTATCTAAGCAAGCGGTTGCTTACCGTCAGATCTCTCTACTACTAAAACGCCCACCAGGCCGTGAAGCATTCCCAGGTGACGTATTCTACCTCCACTCTCGTCTACTAGAGCGTGCTGCTCGTGTAAACGAACATTACGTAGAGCGTTTCACTAACGGTGAAGTAAAAGGTAAGACTGGTTCTCTAACAGCTCTGCCAATTATCGAAACGCAAGCTGGTGACGTATCTGCATTCGTACCGACCAACGTAATCTCGATTACCGATGGTCAGATCTTCCTACAGACTGAACTGTTCAACGCAGGTGTTCGCCCAGCGGTTGACCCAGGTATCTCAGTATCTCGTGTAGGTGGTTCAGCGCAGACTAAAATCATCAAGAAGCTATCTGGCGGTATCCGTACAGCTCTAGCACAGTACCGTGAACTTGCTGCATTCGCCCAGTTCTCGTCTGACCTTGATGAAGCAACGAAGAAGCAGCTAAACCATGGTCAGAAAGTAACAGAGCTTATGAAGCAGAAACAGTACGCGCCAATGTCTGTTTTTGATCAAGCACTGGTTGTCTTCGCTGTAGAACGTGGTTACCTAGAAGATGTCGAGCTAGACAAGCTAGGCGACTTCGAGGCAGCTCTGCTTTCATATGCTCGTGCTCAGTATGCTGACTTTGCCGCTGAAATCGATAAGTCGGGCGCTTACAATGATGAAATCGAAGCGAAGCTTAAAGAGCTAGTGGACGATTTCAAAGCGACTCAAACTTGGTAA
- a CDS encoding F0F1 ATP synthase subunit delta, with protein sequence MSDLTTIARPYAKAAYGYASDNGAVEKWSEMLAFAKEMSLVKELKTAALSLQPEQLVQLYVDVAGEQFDEHFQNFLKVIIENHRTSALSDIYQQYTRLTVEASNSKEVSVITAFAMTEAQMTELTSSLEKRLDCKVQLVCTVDEELIGGAVIRIGDTVLDNSLVSRLTRLKDTIQS encoded by the coding sequence ATGTCGGATTTGACAACTATTGCTCGACCATACGCTAAGGCAGCATACGGCTATGCAAGCGACAATGGGGCCGTTGAAAAATGGTCTGAAATGTTGGCGTTTGCAAAAGAGATGTCTCTAGTTAAAGAACTAAAGACAGCAGCGTTAAGCCTGCAGCCAGAGCAATTGGTGCAATTGTATGTTGATGTTGCCGGTGAACAGTTTGATGAGCACTTTCAAAACTTCTTGAAAGTGATTATCGAAAATCACCGTACCTCAGCGCTCAGTGATATTTATCAGCAATACACGCGCTTAACTGTTGAAGCCTCTAATTCAAAAGAAGTATCTGTGATTACTGCTTTTGCAATGACTGAAGCTCAAATGACTGAACTTACTTCAAGCCTTGAAAAGCGTCTTGATTGTAAAGTACAGCTTGTTTGCACAGTAGATGAGGAGCTTATCGGTGGTGCTGTCATCCGTATCGGTGACACAGTATTGGATAACTCACTAGTTAGCCGTTTAACACGTCTAAAAGACACGATTCAGTCTTAA
- the atpF gene encoding F0F1 ATP synthase subunit B, translating to MNINATLLGQAIAFILFVWFCMKHVWPPIIAAIEERQKKISEGLESAQRADKALELAQHNAADQLKDAKKQALEIIEQANKRKTQILDEARQDALQEREQILEQGRSELEAETLRTRNELKKDVAELAVLGAEKIIERSIDPAAHQDILDGISAKL from the coding sequence GTGAATATCAATGCAACTCTGCTGGGACAAGCGATAGCGTTTATCCTCTTCGTATGGTTCTGTATGAAACATGTTTGGCCGCCAATCATCGCGGCTATCGAAGAGCGACAAAAGAAAATCTCTGAAGGACTAGAGTCAGCACAACGTGCCGATAAAGCTTTAGAGTTAGCGCAACATAACGCAGCAGATCAGTTAAAAGATGCTAAGAAGCAAGCACTAGAAATTATTGAGCAAGCAAACAAACGCAAAACTCAAATTCTAGATGAAGCACGTCAAGATGCACTGCAAGAGCGTGAGCAGATCCTTGAACAGGGTCGCTCAGAGCTTGAAGCAGAAACATTACGTACACGTAATGAGCTGAAGAAAGACGTTGCTGAGCTAGCGGTTTTAGGTGCTGAGAAAATTATCGAACGTTCGATCGACCCAGCTGCTCATCAAGATATTCTTGATGGGATTTCAGCGAAACTGTAA
- the atpE gene encoding F0F1 ATP synthase subunit C — protein sequence MEIYMVVALLLGMCAIATGFGFAILGGKFLESVARQPEMAPVLQTNMFILAGLLDAVPMIGVGISMYMLFAL from the coding sequence ATGGAAATTTATATGGTTGTAGCTCTACTACTAGGTATGTGTGCAATTGCTACTGGCTTCGGCTTCGCAATCCTAGGTGGTAAGTTCCTTGAGTCTGTTGCTCGTCAACCAGAGATGGCACCTGTACTACAAACAAACATGTTCATCCTTGCAGGTCTATTGGATGCGGTTCCAATGATCGGTGTTGGTATCTCAATGTACATGCTGTTCGCACTGTAA
- the atpB gene encoding F0F1 ATP synthase subunit A: MADTPQEYIQHHLTNAKVCLVDGGIATNKGCYDAGFWTLHWDSLLVSVTLGALFLWLFYRVGKNATTGVPGKFQCFVEIMIEQVDEICKNAFHGRDKLVAPLALTLFTWIFLMNLMDLVPVDFIPHLMGVAGFEYFKLVPTVDLNITLALALGVLVLTIFYYIKYKGFKGFVKEFTLHPINNKALIPFNLVLETVSLLAKPVSLSLRLYGNMYSGELIFILIAVTYSAGVVLGGLGVIAHIIWAIFHILVIVLQAFIFTMLTIVYLSMASNDSH, encoded by the coding sequence ATGGCTGATACTCCGCAGGAATATATCCAGCACCACCTCACCAACGCCAAGGTGTGTTTGGTCGACGGTGGCATCGCAACCAATAAAGGTTGTTATGACGCTGGGTTCTGGACGTTGCACTGGGACTCTCTGTTGGTCTCTGTGACGCTAGGCGCACTATTTTTGTGGTTGTTTTATCGGGTCGGAAAAAATGCAACCACGGGCGTTCCTGGAAAGTTTCAATGTTTCGTTGAAATCATGATCGAGCAGGTCGATGAGATCTGTAAGAACGCTTTCCATGGGCGTGATAAGTTAGTCGCACCGCTGGCGTTAACCTTGTTCACTTGGATCTTCTTAATGAACCTTATGGACTTGGTGCCGGTAGACTTTATCCCTCATCTGATGGGAGTGGCTGGTTTTGAATACTTCAAGCTTGTACCTACGGTAGACTTGAATATCACACTAGCGCTTGCACTAGGTGTCCTTGTACTGACGATTTTTTACTACATCAAGTACAAAGGGTTTAAGGGGTTTGTAAAGGAATTTACGCTTCATCCGATCAACAACAAAGCGTTGATACCTTTCAACTTAGTTCTGGAAACCGTTTCATTACTGGCTAAACCTGTATCCCTCTCATTACGTCTGTACGGTAACATGTACTCGGGTGAACTTATCTTCATCCTGATTGCCGTAACGTACAGCGCTGGTGTAGTGCTAGGTGGTCTAGGTGTTATAGCTCACATTATTTGGGCGATTTTCCATATTCTGGTTATTGTTCTGCAAGCCTTTATTTTTACAATGCTGACGATTGTGTATCTAAGCATGGCAAGCAATGACTCTCACTAA
- a CDS encoding ATP synthase subunit I, with translation MLISNRSAQGRAALRVVHLQLIFVMLIASIAYMKFGQDSARFVLKGGLIAVFANYIYALFAFLPRPDADGSVLLGFILIGWALKLVFTMVMFVLVFSVSELLQPGAFFTGYKLTILIFWLSPILFFQKNGINHG, from the coding sequence ATGTTAATTTCAAATAGAAGTGCACAAGGAAGGGCCGCATTACGCGTGGTTCATCTCCAGCTGATATTTGTCATGCTTATCGCGAGTATTGCGTACATGAAGTTTGGCCAAGATTCAGCTCGCTTTGTTCTTAAGGGTGGGTTGATCGCAGTCTTTGCCAACTACATTTACGCTCTGTTTGCGTTCCTTCCTCGACCGGATGCTGATGGCAGTGTGCTATTGGGATTCATACTCATAGGTTGGGCGCTAAAGCTGGTGTTTACCATGGTGATGTTTGTGTTGGTGTTCTCAGTATCTGAACTGCTCCAACCCGGGGCGTTTTTTACTGGGTACAAGCTGACCATCCTGATCTTCTGGTTATCACCAATATTATTTTTTCAAAAAAATGGGATTAACCATGGCTGA
- a CDS encoding ParB/RepB/Spo0J family partition protein, with translation MSKRGLGKGLDALLATSSYAREKQQVATQSQALSNDGTLADLSIHQLQPGVYQPRKDMSDEALAELSASIQSQGIIQPIVVRKVAEERYEIIAGERRWRAAKQAGLKQVPCLIKNVQDRAAVAMSLIENIQREDLNAIEESQALERLQEEFQLTHQQIADVIGKSRATVSNLLRLNQLEEQVKLLVEQKSLEMGHARALLALESESQYQVAEQIVKKSLTVRQAEALVKKTLAAQQSGEKLENLPVANTTVNEETYSKLEKLQQALATKVDVKVAKNGTGNVLINFKDENQLVTVLKQLEAIVK, from the coding sequence ATGTCAAAACGTGGTCTAGGTAAAGGGTTGGATGCGCTACTCGCAACCAGCTCATACGCGCGCGAAAAACAACAAGTCGCGACGCAAAGCCAAGCGCTGTCCAATGATGGCACGCTGGCTGACTTATCAATCCACCAGCTTCAACCCGGTGTGTACCAGCCTCGTAAAGATATGTCTGATGAAGCGCTTGCAGAGCTTTCCGCATCGATTCAATCACAGGGCATCATTCAACCTATCGTAGTACGAAAAGTTGCGGAAGAGCGCTACGAAATCATTGCCGGTGAGCGTCGCTGGCGTGCTGCTAAACAGGCGGGCTTGAAACAAGTCCCTTGTTTGATCAAAAACGTGCAAGATCGTGCGGCAGTCGCTATGTCCCTGATCGAGAATATTCAGCGTGAAGATCTCAATGCGATTGAGGAGTCTCAAGCGCTAGAGCGATTGCAAGAAGAGTTTCAACTGACACACCAGCAAATTGCGGATGTGATTGGTAAATCTCGTGCTACGGTTAGCAACTTGTTACGCTTGAATCAACTAGAAGAGCAAGTGAAACTCCTTGTTGAGCAAAAGTCGCTTGAAATGGGGCATGCTCGCGCACTACTTGCGCTAGAGTCAGAGTCGCAATATCAAGTAGCAGAGCAAATTGTCAAAAAGAGCTTAACGGTTCGTCAAGCTGAAGCCTTAGTTAAGAAAACGCTCGCAGCCCAACAAAGTGGCGAAAAACTCGAAAATCTTCCAGTTGCTAACACAACTGTCAATGAAGAAACTTACTCTAAGCTAGAAAAGTTACAACAAGCCTTAGCGACCAAGGTTGACGTTAAGGTAGCAAAGAACGGTACAGGTAATGTCCTTATTAATTTCAAGGACGAAAATCAACTTGTTACAGTTTTGAAACAATTAGAAGCGATTGTTAAGTAA
- a CDS encoding ParA family protein, translating into MGKIVAIANQKGGVGKTTTCINLAASMAATKRKVLVIDLDPQGNATMASGVDKYDIETTAYDLLVEDVPFEEVVCRTTSGHFDLIAANGDVTAAEIKLMEVFAREVRLKNALAPIRDNYDFIFIDCPPSLNLLTINAMAAADSVLVPMQCEYFALEGLTALMDTISKLAAVVNENLKIEGLLRTMYDPRNRLSNEVSDQLKKHFGNKVYRTVIPRNVRLAEAPSHGKPAMYYDKYSAGAKAYLALAGEMLRRDEVPA; encoded by the coding sequence GTGGGTAAGATTGTAGCGATAGCAAATCAGAAGGGTGGCGTGGGGAAAACGACCACCTGTATCAATTTAGCCGCCTCAATGGCGGCGACAAAACGTAAAGTATTGGTGATTGATTTAGACCCTCAAGGGAATGCCACAATGGCAAGTGGGGTCGATAAGTACGATATTGAAACAACTGCTTACGATTTATTGGTCGAAGACGTGCCATTTGAAGAAGTGGTCTGTCGTACAACAAGTGGTCATTTTGACTTAATTGCCGCCAATGGAGACGTCACAGCGGCTGAAATTAAGCTTATGGAGGTGTTTGCGCGCGAAGTTCGCTTAAAAAATGCCCTTGCCCCAATTCGCGATAACTATGATTTCATATTTATCGATTGTCCTCCCTCTCTAAACCTTCTTACTATCAATGCGATGGCAGCGGCTGATTCAGTGCTTGTTCCTATGCAGTGTGAATACTTCGCACTTGAGGGCTTGACGGCATTGATGGATACTATCAGCAAGTTAGCAGCAGTAGTAAATGAAAACCTCAAGATAGAAGGTTTGCTGCGTACGATGTACGATCCTCGCAACCGCCTCTCTAACGAAGTTTCTGATCAACTTAAGAAACACTTCGGCAATAAGGTGTATCGCACGGTGATTCCGCGCAATGTTCGCCTAGCTGAAGCGCCAAGTCATGGTAAGCCCGCGATGTATTACGACAAATACTCTGCGGGAGCAAAAGCTTATTTGGCACTGGCCGGAGAGATGCTTCGACGCGACGAAGTCCCTGCTTAA
- the rsmG gene encoding 16S rRNA (guanine(527)-N(7))-methyltransferase RsmG, with amino-acid sequence MSALRAKLDLLLAQTDLEVSERQREQLVGYVMLLDKWNKAYNLTSVRDPMDMLVKHILDSVVISKYLDGERYIDVGTGPGLPGIPLAIMQPDTSFVLLDSLGKRIRFIKQVIHELKISNVTPVQSRVEEYDPGEGFDGVLSRAFASLKDMIEWCHHLPKPDKGVFLALKGQYSEDESAEIPAWCSVIDIKSLQVPELEGERHLVILSRTA; translated from the coding sequence ATGAGCGCATTACGAGCCAAGCTAGACCTACTCTTAGCTCAAACGGACCTCGAAGTTTCTGAACGCCAACGTGAGCAGCTTGTCGGGTATGTCATGCTGTTGGATAAGTGGAACAAGGCGTATAACCTCACCTCTGTTCGCGACCCAATGGACATGCTAGTGAAACATATTCTCGATAGTGTCGTGATCAGTAAATACCTTGATGGTGAGCGATACATCGATGTGGGTACCGGCCCTGGTTTACCGGGGATTCCTCTGGCAATCATGCAGCCAGACACCTCGTTTGTTCTACTCGATAGTTTGGGCAAACGAATTCGATTTATTAAACAGGTGATTCATGAGCTTAAAATCTCAAATGTCACCCCAGTGCAAAGTAGGGTCGAAGAGTATGACCCTGGAGAAGGATTCGATGGCGTATTGAGCCGAGCGTTTGCTTCCCTAAAAGATATGATTGAGTGGTGTCACCACCTTCCAAAGCCGGATAAAGGCGTATTCTTAGCTCTTAAAGGACAGTACTCAGAGGATGAGTCGGCAGAAATTCCAGCATGGTGTTCTGTGATCGATATCAAATCTTTGCAAGTTCCTGAATTGGAAGGTGAGCGACATCTTGTAATCTTATCACGCACTGCATAA